In a single window of the Papaver somniferum cultivar HN1 unplaced genomic scaffold, ASM357369v1 unplaced-scaffold_57, whole genome shotgun sequence genome:
- the LOC113343274 gene encoding dirigent protein 5-like produces MSKSFIDNACTAIFFVLLIQFAFAHSNRVFLNEKLPCKTFTLYLHDTLFNVTNADNATSSAVTNATGISNFQFGTLIVFDDPLTLDQHILSSPVARAQGFFFYDMKTRYNAWFAFSVIFNSSDYVGTLNLMGADMMNQKTRDISVVGGTGDFFMTRGIATLKTDAAQGFAYFRLKMDIKLYECYY; encoded by the coding sequence ATGTCGAAGTCATTCATCGATAATGCATGCACCGCTATCTTCTTTGTTCTTCTGATTCAGTTTGCTTTTGCTCACAGTAACAGGGTATTCTTAAACGAGAAATTACCATGCAAAACTTTTACACTATACCTTCACGACACCCTGTTTAATGTTACGAATGCGGATAACGCAACATCGTCTGCAGTAACTAATGCCACGGGTATTAGCAACTTTCAGTTTGGAACACTTATAGTCTTTGATGATCCGTTAACCCTGGATCAACATATTTTATCTAGCCCGGTGGCTAGAGCTCAAGGTTTCTTCTTCTATGATATGAAGACTAGATACAACGCTTGGTTTGCATTTTCGGTAATCTTCAATTCTTCCGACTATGTGGGAACTTTGAATCTTATGGGTGCGGATATGATGAATCAAAAGACTAGAGATATTTCCGTCGTTGGTGGCACTGGTGATTTTTTTATGACGAGAGGGATAGCAACGTTGAAAACGGATGCGGCCCAAGGATTTGCATATTTTCGTCTCAAAATGGACATCAAACTCTACGAGTGTTACTACTAG
- the LOC113343282 gene encoding dirigent protein 5-like has protein sequence MSKSFIDNACTTIFFVLLIQFAFAHSNRVVLNEKLPCKTFTLYLHDTLFNVTNADNATSSAVTNGTGISNFQFGTLIVFDDPLTLDQHILSSPVARAQGFFFYDMKTRYNAWFAFSVIFNSSDYVGTLNLMGADMMNQKTRDISVVGGTGDFFMTRGIATLKTDAAQGFAYFRLKMDIKLYECYY, from the coding sequence ATGTCGAAGTCATTCATCGATAATGCATGCACCACTATCTTCTTTGTTCTTCTGATTCAGTTTGCTTTTGCTCACAGTAACAGGGTAGTCTTAAACGAGAAATTACCATGCAAAACTTTTACACTATACCTTCACGACACCCTGTTTAATGTTACGAATGCGGATAACGCAACATCGTCTGCAGTAACTAATGGCACGGGTATTAGCAACTTTCAGTTTGGAACACTTATAGTCTTTGATGATCCGTTAACCCTGGATCAACATATTTTATCTAGCCCGGTGGCTAGAGCTCAAGGTTTCTTCTTCTATGATATGAAGACTAGATACAACGCTTGGTTTGCATTTTCGGTAATCTTCAATTCTTCCGACTATGTGGGAACTTTGAATCTTATGGGTGCGGATATGATGAATCAAAAGACTAGAGATATTTCCGTCGTTGGTGGCACTGGTGATTTTTTTATGACGAGAGGGATAGCAACGTTGAAAACGGATGCGGCCCAAGGATTTGCATATTTTCGTCTCAAAATGGACATCAAACTCTACGAGTGTTACTACTAG
- the LOC113343279 gene encoding dirigent protein 5-like → MSKSFIDNACTAIFFVLLIQFAFAHSNRVVLNEKLPCKTFTLYLHDTLFNVTNADNATSSAVTNATGISNFQFGTLIVFDDPLTLDQHILSSPVARAQGFFFYDMKTRYNAWFAFSVIFNSSDYVGTLNLMGADMMNQKTRDIFVVGGTGDFFMTRGIATLKTDAAQGFAYFRLKMDIKLYECYY, encoded by the coding sequence ATGTCGAAGTCATTCATCGATAATGCATGCACCGCTATCTTCTTTGTTCTTCTGATTCAGTTTGCTTTTGCTCACAGTAACAGGGTAGTCTTAAACGAGAAATTACCATGCAAAACTTTTACACTATACCTTCACGACACCCTGTTTAATGTTACGAATGCGGATAACGCAACATCGTCTGCAGTAACTAATGCCACGGGTATTAGCAACTTTCAGTTTGGAACACTTATAGTCTTTGATGATCCATTAACCCTGGATCAACATATTTTATCTAGCCCGGTGGCTAGAGCTCAAGGTTTCTTCTTCTATGATATGAAGACTAGATACAACGCTTGGTTTGCATTTTCGGTAATCTTCAATTCTTCCGACTATGTGGGAACTTTGAATCTTATGGGTGCGGATATGATGAATCAAAAGACTAGAGATATTTTCGTCGTTGGTGGCACTGGTGATTTTTTTATGACGAGAGGGATAGCAACGTTGAAAACGGATGCGGCCCAAGGATTTGCATATTTTCGTCTCAAAATGGACATCAAACTCTACGAGTGTTACTACTAG
- the LOC113343273 gene encoding dirigent protein 5-like — translation MSKSFIDNACTAIFFVLLIQFAFAHSNRVFLNEKLPCKTFTLYLHDTLFNVTNADNATSSAVTNATGISNFQFGTLIVFDDPLTLDQHILSSPVARAQGFFFYDMKTRYNAWFAFSVIFNSSDYVGTLNLMGADMMNQKTRDISVVGGTGDFFMTRGIATLKTDAAQGFAYFSLKMDIKLYECYY, via the coding sequence ATGTCGAAGTCATTCATCGATAATGCATGCACCGCTATCTTCTTTGTTCTTCTGATTCAGTTTGCTTTTGCTCACAGTAACAGGGTATTCTTAAACGAGAAATTACCATGCAAAACTTTTACACTATACCTTCACGACACCCTGTTTAATGTTACGAATGCGGATAACGCAACATCGTCTGCAGTAACTAATGCCACGGGTATTAGCAACTTTCAGTTTGGAACACTTATAGTCTTTGATGATCCGTTAACCCTGGATCAACATATTTTATCTAGCCCGGTGGCTAGAGCTCAAGGTTTCTTCTTCTATGATATGAAGACTAGATACAACGCTTGGTTTGCATTTTCGGTAATCTTCAATTCTTCCGACTATGTGGGAACTTTGAATCTTATGGGTGCGGATATGATGAATCAAAAGACTAGAGATATTTCCGTCGTTGGTGGCACTGGTGATTTTTTTATGACGAGAGGGATAGCAACGTTGAAAACGGATGCGGCCCAAGGATTTGCATATTTTAGTCTCAAAATGGACATCAAACTCTACGAGTGTTACTACTAG
- the LOC113343276 gene encoding dirigent protein 5-like has product MSKSFIDNACTAIFFVLLIQFAFAQSNRVFLNEKLPCKTFTLYLHDTLFNVTNADNATSSAVTNATGISNFQFGTLIVFDDPLTLDQHILSSPVARAQGFFFYDMKTRYNAWFAFSVIFNSSDYVGTLNLMGADMMNQKTRDISVVGGTGDFFMTRGIATLKTDAAQGFAYFRLKMDIKLYECYY; this is encoded by the coding sequence ATGTCGAAGTCATTCATCGATAATGCATGCACCGCTATCTTCTTTGTTCTTCTGATTCAGTTTGCTTTTGCTCAGAGTAACAGGGTATTCTTAAACGAGAAATTACCATGCAAAACTTTTACACTATACCTTCACGACACCCTGTTTAATGTTACGAATGCGGATAACGCAACATCGTCTGCAGTAACTAATGCCACGGGTATTAGCAACTTTCAGTTTGGAACACTTATAGTCTTTGATGATCCGTTAACCCTGGATCAACATATTTTATCTAGCCCGGTGGCTAGAGCTCAAGGTTTCTTCTTCTATGATATGAAGACTAGATACAACGCTTGGTTTGCATTTTCGGTAATCTTCAATTCTTCCGACTATGTGGGAACTTTGAATCTTATGGGTGCGGATATGATGAATCAAAAGACTAGAGATATTTCCGTCGTTGGTGGCACTGGTGATTTTTTTATGACGAGAGGGATAGCAACGTTGAAAACGGATGCGGCCCAAGGATTTGCATATTTTCGTCTCAAAATGGACATCAAACTCTACGAGTGTTACTACTAG
- the LOC113343278 gene encoding dirigent protein 5-like, whose product MSKSFIDNACTAIFFVLLIQFAFAHSNRVVLNEKLPCKTFTLYLHDTLFNVTNADNATSSAVTNATGISNFQFGTLIVFDDPLTLDQHILSSPVARAQGFFFYDMKTRYNAWFAFSVIFNSSDYVGTLNLMGADMMNQKTRDISVVGGTGDFFMTRGIATLKTDAAQGFAYFRLKMDIKLYECYY is encoded by the coding sequence ATGTCGAAGTCATTCATCGATAATGCATGCACCGCTATCTTCTTTGTTCTTCTGATTCAGTTTGCTTTTGCTCACAGTAACAGGGTAGTCTTAAACGAGAAATTACCATGCAAAACTTTTACACTATACCTTCACGACACCCTGTTTAATGTTACGAATGCGGATAACGCAACATCGTCTGCAGTAACTAATGCCACGGGTATTAGCAACTTTCAGTTTGGAACACTTATAGTCTTTGATGATCCATTAACCCTGGATCAACATATTTTATCTAGCCCGGTGGCTAGAGCTCAAGGTTTCTTCTTCTATGATATGAAGACTAGATACAACGCTTGGTTTGCATTTTCGGTAATCTTCAATTCTTCCGACTATGTGGGAACTTTGAATCTTATGGGTGCGGATATGATGAATCAAAAGACTAGAGATATTTCCGTCGTTGGTGGCACTGGTGATTTTTTTATGACGAGAGGGATAGCAACGTTGAAAACGGATGCGGCCCAAGGATTTGCATATTTTCGTCTCAAAATGGACATCAAACTCTACGAGTGTTACTACTAG